One Candidatus Aegiribacteria sp. genomic window, GCTCCGGGTTCTCCGCGCGGAGAGAGAAATCAGTCAGAAAGATCTGGCGGAAGAAGTAGATCTCAGCAGACAGACAGTAAACTCAATTGAACTGGGAAAATTCAATCCTTCGATTATTACGGCTTTGAAAATCGCAGATTTCTTTAAGATTCCTGTTGACGAGGTGTTTAAGCTTGAGGAGGAAGAGTGATATGAAGTCTATAAAGGGTAATTACATTGTATGGTCCGCAGTTCACCTTGCCTTTGGAATAATATTTGCGGCTCTTAGCCTTTTCTGGGATACAAATATGCTTGTTAAAGGCCATTACATTTATATTATGGGGATATCAATGTTACCTATCATTATTTTTGTAATGTACTTCTACACCAGTCACAAGCCTGATGAACGAGAAGAGCATCTGGAGAGGAAAGTAGCTTCATATTCATGGAGTACGATATTCATAGTTCTTATGGGTATGTATGGGAGAATGCACAAATGTAATCCGACTCCAGATTGGATCATTGCTCTGGTGTGCGTTGCCCTGATTTCAAAAGGCGGCTTCGGACTGTATTTCTTCATTCGGGAATAGTTTTATTCAATCCAACATTATCGATTATGGAATGCACCCGGCAGTTATCATCTCAATCACCTGCGCTATAGTGATATCTGAGTTGCGCAATCAGAATGGTATCATTTTTGTATTTGTAAACTATTCGGTGTTCATCGTTAATACGCCTGGACCAATAACCTGACAGGCCATGTTTAAGTGGTTCTGGTTTGCCAATACCTTTGTAAGGAGTACGCTGTATATCTTTGATAAGGGTATTTATTCTTCCAAGTGTTTTTTTGTCCGTGCTTTGCCAGTAAAGGTAATTTTCCCACGCTATTGTGGAGAAAGTTAGCTTCACGTGATGAGTTCTCTTTCTGATCCTTTGCCTGCTTCAAGCTCGGCGATGGATTCAAGCAACAGTCTTGCATTAGCAGGAGAACGGAGTAAGTATGTTGTTTCTTCCATGGCTTCATAGTCTTCAAGAGAGATCATAACTACCGGATTTTCGCTTTTGCGGGTTATAATGATCGGGGCATGATCATTACAAACCTTTTCCATTGTCTTGGCCAAGTTTGCGCGTGCTGCCGTATAGCTAATCGCATACATAATAACTCCAAACCGTGCATGTACATAATTGCGTACGGCATTATAAATTTCTACAACAATCATGTCAAGACTGACACAAATCCACACCTTTGTTCAGCAGTTATAAGAGGGTATTGCAACCCAGCTGTTACGATAAATGTAAGGCAATTCTTCTCGATGAATTCGATCACCAGTAATACAGAGTGAACAAATCTGCTTGTTGAAGATCATTACATGAACATTCTGGCTGTATCTATGTTACCCTCCCTTATTTTTTTGGTATACTTCAACTGGGGTCACAAACCTGATGAACGTGAGATGACTTAGTTCTTTTTTGTAGCCAATCTTTTCCATCGTATTTTCTTCCAAGAGACACACCGCTCCAAATAGATAGCCTGCTGTCATAATTCAGAACTGATTAAATCCAGTTGAAAACTCTAAGAGGGAGCTATGAATTCGATAGCGACCTCAAGTTCTACCCCTTGTCCTGGACAGTTATCAATAATTATCCTTTTAAGAATCGAAATCACTTGCTCAGCAAGAATTTGACTGCCGGTAAAATTCTGAGTTACAGATACATCGGCAACAGAACCATCTGCGGTAAACTTGATTCTGAAGATGATCATGCCTTCCGCCAGACCCAAAAACTGCTCATAAACTTCAGATGTCTGCTCAATAGCCCTTGTCAGGATAGCATTCAGCTGTTCATATGGTATTCCCGGCCCGGAAGCAGTCGTCATAAGCAGTGTGACTGATGCGCCAGAATCAAGAGTAGCAGTAATAGTCCTTTCCCTTGATACAAAGGTTTCGACGGTGGATTCAGTGATGGCACCAGCCTGCTGGTTCACCGCAGCGGTGATACCAGCTACGGGCATGGTTCCTGTTTCATTGCGTGCCACAACATGAAAAGATTCCGTGGCATCCTGCATTATCATACCTCTCGAATCGGAGACTGTGATCGTAGTACTACCTATGGATGAGGGTTCCAATCCACCGAATACCGCCTCATACAGTATGCCTTCCGGTATGTTAACAGGCACTTCTACATTGATGGGATGTCCCTGTTCATCAGTTCTCACCTCATGGCTCACAGCTACAAAGGAGGTGTATCTACTGAGCAACTGGTAATTCAGTGCAGTTTCTGTGATCAGTGATACATACTCTTCAATAGCTTCAGAGTCTGCAGCATCAAGCATCATTCTCTCCAGATGATGGATCTTTTCCCTGGCCCAGATGGCTGCAATCACATCGTTGGCTTCCTCATGGAATGGCAGCGTCACTCTCAATCTCTCGCTCCACGTTTCGTCCCCAACCTGCCCGGCAATTCTGATTCTGTCGGAACCGCTTCCAAAATACCTTCCCATTATGAAGAGTGGTTCACCTGCAAAAAGGAATGATATTTCTTCGGGATAGATATCCATCACATGTAGATCCCCCCAGTCAATGGAAACATTCCTTATGCAGAGATCGTTGATCTGTGAATGAATTCTTAAGGCAACTTCGCTAGGATCTTCCTGGAGAGCAACATAGAAGGGCTTTCCTCCTCCTTCCTCGGCGAGCCCGTCCAGCAAGTACCTGTTAGGGCTTGAACCCACTCCCACACTCCAAAGCATTGTATGATCACCACGGAGGTTCCTCACTTCCTCGAATATCCGATCTTCGTTTCCTATCAGACCATCTGTAAGAAATATCACATATCGGTTCCGCTCTGTGTCCTCTGGACAGCCCAGTGCAGCCCTGACCCCGTTGATCATCTCAGTACCGCCACTACCACTCATCATCTCCACATAAGCAAGCCCAAGGTTAACATTTCTCCTGCTGCACTCCACAGGACTTTCTGCAAAGGAAGATGCCCTCTGACTGAATTTTATGATCTGGAAGGTATCATCATTGCCCATGCTCCTTATGAAGTGGCGCATTGTCTCCTTAGCTACTGCCATAGGTTGACCACTCATGGATCCGGAGCAATCCACCACAAAGACGTATTCCCTGGGTTCAGGTGAGCCGTTATCAAACTCAGCCTCCGGCTTGATCACCAGCATGAAGTGGCCGCCCAGTTCAGAATTGGTCGCAATAAGTCCAGCTTCCCTGGAATCTGCAGAGATTGAATACCTCAACACAAAATCCCTGTTAGGAATCTCATTCTCGTTCTTAAGAGTTACCGTTACCACCCCATCATCCATTTGCCAATCGATATCGTGGTTGACAGACTCCAGGTTATAAATCGGAATACCGGCATTTACCACAACTTCCACATCAATGTCGTATCCGGCACGCATCCCCTCTGGGAGCACAACAGGGGTGATCCTGTTGGCATCTGGCACCTGATCAGTCGGGTCTGCCCAACCCCGATCTCTGTCAGACATGGATACTCCGGGTATGTATCTGGGGGCCACCACCATTGGAAACACAAGCTCGAACTCATTTTCAAATAGATCAAGCGGAGCAACATAACTTATCTCTACAGTAATGCTGTCGCCGGGAAGAATATTTCCTAATGTCTGTGTGAAGATATTGGGACGCTCCTGCGCCAGTAGACCCGCAGTATGCCCAGTGGTGATAGCATCTTCATAGATATCTGAGGCTTTTCCCGACTCGTATACATGTCCCTCAACTAAACGATCACCAATGTATATATTCATCCGGTCCACAGCGCCGTCATGTGGAAGCGGGAACACGTATATCGCCTCAATCGGACTGGAAAATGGATTGCCGTAGATCTGCCTGACATCAACTCTCTGAACATTTCCGCACACAGCTATACGCGCACTGGTATGCTGCAGGGGCAGATCGCTGATAGAGTCCTCACTCTCCGGAATAATTATCCTGCCGCAGAAGCACTCTTCATCGAAACCATACCTATCCATGTGCTCAGGGTTAGGTTCTCCTATGTTCACCACAGTATCGTGCATTTCATCCACGACAATCCCATCCCTTGTCTGCTGCCCCATTCCTACCATTCCAACCAGTATCGAGTACACACCTGTTTCTAGATCATTTATGGTGTATTCTCCATCGGGCCCGGTCATCGCACCCAAGGAAGTACCTGTTATCATTACCGTAGCGCCAACAAGAGGATTACCTCTACTGTCGAATACTCTTCCCCGGATGCCGCCTGCCTGGGAAAAGGAGTTGATTAAAAATAGTGACAGAAAAATCAAATAACGAACATACCTTGTGCCCATGAGTTTACCTCGCATTTCATGAGTAATAGTTATCTATTTCAAGCAAATTGTACCAAGTACATTTAATGCAAAAACATAACCTTCAAAATATTCCTTTATCTAACACTACTAATTAAGATAATACATTTATATTCTGTTTGGGGATATCCTTTACTATTCCAGCAGCATTCGGAGCACCGGTGTTCCCACATGAATAAGAAATCCCAGCCTGTGTCCAAGAATGATATCCCCTTCATCGGAGATATAACAGCACAAAAGGCCTTCAGGGAACTGAATCCCGGGAATGAACGAAACAAATGCATCGCTGAACAGCGAGGCAATCACAATGCTGTCGCCACGGCACCAGATATCCTTCGGTCCTTCCAGAGAACTGTCTATCACATGGAATTCCCATTCACCATCAATGCTTCCCGGATTTTTCCACCAGCCAGCACCACCTTCAGCACAGGCAATACCAGCCACATCCATGAGGGAATCTTCATCCATGTCAACTGCAAAGCATCTTTTAACCCCAACCTCAATCGTGCCAATATAGTGAACAACGGGAGTTGAGCAGCAATTCTCTATGAATATCACACCGCTTCCGAAACCTGAAGCGAATAAATCCATGTCCCCGTCTCCGTCTGCGTCACACGGAGAAAGCGATTTGGCTCCAGGCATTTTCACAAGGGTCGAAACCGTACCGTCCTGCTCTACAAGAACAACGATACCAGGATCAAAAATAGCTACTGCTAATTCCGAAGTAGAAGGAGTATTCCAGAACACCTCGCATATCCTGTCCGGGCTTCCCGGAAGTGGTATCATCCGATCGTTCATGACGATAGATTCACCTGCAAAGTCCGCTGCAGCGAGTTCTCCGTTCCAGAGGCAGATATCACGGGGTTCCAGTATTTTCCGCGGGAGAACATCCACTATGTATCCTGTATCCACAACACAGATCAAGGATCGATCGATGCATGCTACCGCATACCCTCTGTCCAGAGGATGAATGTCCACCGGAATACCAGGCAGCGGAACCACCTGTACCGCGGAACCGAGAAGAATAAGAAAGTTAAGAAGATCAAGAACAAGATGGATCATGCAGGAAGCTCCCATGGATGGTCCGCATCTTTCAGCAGATATCCTTCAGGTATCCTGACCGGTGTGAATCCGCAGTCCTGCCAGAATTTTCCCATCTTCAGATGACCCAGAGCCACAGCATTTGAAATCATCTCTCTCCATGAAACCGGAACAACTGTGACCAGTGGTTCCATATCAGGAGCAAAAGCCACCGAGGGAAGATGGGGTCTTTGAATAAAGGACCTGACAATTCTTTCCACCTGATACGGCATCACAAGGGGCATATCGCATGGAAGAAACATCACGCCGTTATTTTTGTACACATGCATAGCAGCTTCGATCCCTCCCATTGGCCCTTTTCCGGAATGGATGTCTGTTATGCCTCCTGGACCGGAAGTATAAACATTGCTGCAGCCGGAAGAACTCAGAATTCTCAGCGCGTTCTCCTCCATGGACAGACCGCTGGAGAGAATCACCGTCCGTTTATCCTTTCCCATCCTGCCTGATTCCCCACCTGCAAGTACAACTCCGTTTACTCCGGTCATTGAAGCGGTCTTTCGAAGTTCGAAATCTTGAACCCGCTACGAAGTTTCCTGATCGTGTTGATGATCCAGAGAATGAAATAGGTCCAGAAAAGACCTGAGAAAGGGACCGGAAAAAAGGACAGCAAGGCAGCTAATGCAGCCATATTCATCCATGGGTGAAACACTGAGGAAAGCAGATATTCGATTCTCCCGCATCGAGAATTCTTTACAAACAGCATTTTCAGAGATTTCTGCTCACTCTGACCTGCCCTTATTCCGATGTGATTAAAGAAGCTCTCAAGGAGGGTCTCTACCGCGCAGAACCTTACCACAAGCCAGAGACCGGCCATAACAGTTCCGGCTACGACAGCCCTGAGATCACCGGTCAGGTTGTACATACCCCATCCCCAGGCACCATAAAAGAGTCCCCTTGAACCTGTATCCCCGATCTTATCGATGAATTCACCGCCTGCATTGCGGCTGCTTCCAGTGAATCTGGCAACCTCTCCGTCGCATGCGTCAAGGACGAAGGAAAGCTGAAGAAGAAAAGCGCCTGCGACGAAACACACTGGTCTGCCGGGGGCAAAGAGAGCAGCTCCGGCACAGGCAAGAACACCTTTAATTACAGAGACGCAGTTCGCAGACAGCCCCATGCGAAGGAAAAGTGCTGTCAGGTAAATGGAAAATCGACGGATGATCAGTCTCCTGTAAAGGCAGACATCCAGATTTTCCGGCTGACAGATGGTTCTGAGCCTGGAGATATCAGGAATTCTGTTCATTCTTTCTCCACTATGGTCACAAGTACTGCACCGGGCAGCCTGTTAAGTGGCCAGAGGAGTATCGATAGCAGCAGGTAAGCACAATGATACAATCTCCGTGCCAGCTTATGCTCCTCGAAAAGATACGATACAAACCTGAACTGAAAAAGGGCTCCCATTGCCCGCTCCCTGACCCGCAATCCCTTCATCGGCAGAAGCGGTTCAAGCGCAGCGTAGGTCCGCTTGGGTCCGTAACGCCAGCGTTTCTTTCTGATCAGATATTCCTTGATGGTCTCATGCAGACGGCAGCCCTCCCATGCAGTGATAATAACTGCCCGGCCGCCAGAACATGCAACCCTTACCATCTCTCTGAGGATAACGGCAGCGGAAGCATCATCAAACAGGTCCACGACACCGGTGCTGTAAACAAGATCAAAGCTTCCATCTTTAAAAGGAAGTTCCCGAGCGTCGGTTATCGCTGCTCCCGCTCCTGTCTTCTTTGTCAGTTCCGTTGCAGTCGGTGAGATATCCACGCCATACACCAAAGGCGTAAATCGTAAAAGCCTGCCGGCTACAGGACCCGATCCGCATCCTACTTCAAGTATTCGGGTATTCTCCGTTATTCTACCGCTTCTCTTCAGTATCTCTATAACAAGTTTCTGAAGATCTCCGAACGCGGCGAGTGATCTTCCTGCCCTGTGGACAATTCCTTTCTGTGAGGTTCTGTTCCTCCAGACATATTCCCAGGTTTCAGGGTGTGTCATGAGAACTTTCTCCCGGCTGCTGCAAGATCCTCAGGTGTGTCTACTTCTTCCCAGACGAACTGATCGGTGATCCATGCTTCTGTTCTGAGAAAACCGGTGGCAAGATTCACCGCATCATCAAAATTTGCCGAAGGATCATCTGATAGACACTCCGAAAGCCTGTGAAGTATCCGGTGATGACGGACAAAGAACATACCCATGGATTCTCCGGCGGATCTGGAAACAGGCAGAGCTTTTGAAAGGCGAAGGAGCCGGCTGCCGAGAACCTCCGCCTTCATGGCTTCTTCATCAGCTCTGTTTCGTGGATCAACAGGTATCGCTATATCTCCCCGGCAATTAAGTGTACCCATGGCAAGACCGGCTTCCCAGACAAGGTCCCCGTGAATGATCAGCAGAGAACTGTCAGAAGGAGGTATCGCTGCAAAAGATGAGAAAGTGCCGGGAGTATTCCACCGCGGGTTGTAAACAGTTTTCAAACCAAGAACTCTACAGGCTTCTGTTACATCATCAGACCTGTAACCGGTTACTACCGTGACTTCTTCCAATGCAATTCCCGCCAGTATCAGAGAATCCACATGACGGCTGAGAATGGTTCTCCCGCTCACTTCTACCAGTATCTTGGGTATTCCCGCGCCCAGTCTGCTTCCGATCCCGGCTGCCAGTATCAGAACTTTCATGCCTTTATCGGATTCCTTTCATACATCCTTTTCATAACACGGAAACCAATCATTCCCAACGCTCCAGGCTTAATAAACTCCTTTATCGGTATTCTCTCGTTTAAAGAAACTTCAGCAGG contains:
- a CDS encoding helix-turn-helix transcriptional regulator, whose amino-acid sequence is MKLKNKLRVLRAEREISQKDLAEEVDLSRQTVNSIELGKFNPSIITALKIADFFKIPVDEVFKLEEEE
- a CDS encoding Txe/YoeB family addiction module toxin, with the protein product MKLTFSTIAWENYLYWQSTDKKTLGRINTLIKDIQRTPYKGIGKPEPLKHGLSGYWSRRINDEHRIVYKYKNDTILIAQLRYHYSAGD
- a CDS encoding type II toxin-antitoxin system prevent-host-death family antitoxin, with translation MYAISYTAARANLAKTMEKVCNDHAPIIITRKSENPVVMISLEDYEAMEETTYLLRSPANARLLLESIAELEAGKGSERELIT
- a CDS encoding carboxypeptidase regulatory-like domain-containing protein → MIFLSLFLINSFSQAGGIRGRVFDSRGNPLVGATVMITGTSLGAMTGPDGEYTINDLETGVYSILVGMVGMGQQTRDGIVVDEMHDTVVNIGEPNPEHMDRYGFDEECFCGRIIIPESEDSISDLPLQHTSARIAVCGNVQRVDVRQIYGNPFSSPIEAIYVFPLPHDGAVDRMNIYIGDRLVEGHVYESGKASDIYEDAITTGHTAGLLAQERPNIFTQTLGNILPGDSITVEISYVAPLDLFENEFELVFPMVVAPRYIPGVSMSDRDRGWADPTDQVPDANRITPVVLPEGMRAGYDIDVEVVVNAGIPIYNLESVNHDIDWQMDDGVVTVTLKNENEIPNRDFVLRYSISADSREAGLIATNSELGGHFMLVIKPEAEFDNGSPEPREYVFVVDCSGSMSGQPMAVAKETMRHFIRSMGNDDTFQIIKFSQRASSFAESPVECSRRNVNLGLAYVEMMSGSGGTEMINGVRAALGCPEDTERNRYVIFLTDGLIGNEDRIFEEVRNLRGDHTMLWSVGVGSSPNRYLLDGLAEEGGGKPFYVALQEDPSEVALRIHSQINDLCIRNVSIDWGDLHVMDIYPEEISFLFAGEPLFIMGRYFGSGSDRIRIAGQVGDETWSERLRVTLPFHEEANDVIAAIWAREKIHHLERMMLDAADSEAIEEYVSLITETALNYQLLSRYTSFVAVSHEVRTDEQGHPINVEVPVNIPEGILYEAVFGGLEPSSIGSTTITVSDSRGMIMQDATESFHVVARNETGTMPVAGITAAVNQQAGAITESTVETFVSRERTITATLDSGASVTLLMTTASGPGIPYEQLNAILTRAIEQTSEVYEQFLGLAEGMIIFRIKFTADGSVADVSVTQNFTGSQILAEQVISILKRIIIDNCPGQGVELEVAIEFIAPS
- a CDS encoding molybdenum cofactor guanylyltransferase, with translation MTGVNGVVLAGGESGRMGKDKRTVILSSGLSMEENALRILSSSGCSNVYTSGPGGITDIHSGKGPMGGIEAAMHVYKNNGVMFLPCDMPLVMPYQVERIVRSFIQRPHLPSVAFAPDMEPLVTVVPVSWREMISNAVALGHLKMGKFWQDCGFTPVRIPEGYLLKDADHPWELPA
- a CDS encoding CDP-alcohol phosphatidyltransferase family protein gives rise to the protein MNRIPDISRLRTICQPENLDVCLYRRLIIRRFSIYLTALFLRMGLSANCVSVIKGVLACAGAALFAPGRPVCFVAGAFLLQLSFVLDACDGEVARFTGSSRNAGGEFIDKIGDTGSRGLFYGAWGWGMYNLTGDLRAVVAGTVMAGLWLVVRFCAVETLLESFFNHIGIRAGQSEQKSLKMLFVKNSRCGRIEYLLSSVFHPWMNMAALAALLSFFPVPFSGLFWTYFILWIINTIRKLRSGFKISNFERPLQ
- a CDS encoding class I SAM-dependent methyltransferase — translated: MTHPETWEYVWRNRTSQKGIVHRAGRSLAAFGDLQKLVIEILKRSGRITENTRILEVGCGSGPVAGRLLRFTPLVYGVDISPTATELTKKTGAGAAITDARELPFKDGSFDLVYSTGVVDLFDDASAAVILREMVRVACSGGRAVIITAWEGCRLHETIKEYLIRKKRWRYGPKRTYAALEPLLPMKGLRVRERAMGALFQFRFVSYLFEEHKLARRLYHCAYLLLSILLWPLNRLPGAVLVTIVEKE
- a CDS encoding NTP transferase domain-containing protein, whose protein sequence is MKVLILAAGIGSRLGAGIPKILVEVSGRTILSRHVDSLILAGIALEEVTVVTGYRSDDVTEACRVLGLKTVYNPRWNTPGTFSSFAAIPPSDSSLLIIHGDLVWEAGLAMGTLNCRGDIAIPVDPRNRADEEAMKAEVLGSRLLRLSKALPVSRSAGESMGMFFVRHHRILHRLSECLSDDPSANFDDAVNLATGFLRTEAWITDQFVWEEVDTPEDLAAAGRKFS